One Shewanella sp. MR-4 DNA window includes the following coding sequences:
- a CDS encoding substrate-binding periplasmic protein, with translation MMRLLYPLIALLCVILLSPAAHGADELSPLRLRFCVEETEYPPFNYFIRQDGIKTSTLSGYDIDLLERTFKPIGIDYEVQALPWLRCLKDVQNGSIDAAMSASLNRQRATDYIPSIAYYYLTPSYFYLKAELDPQFHINDINQLADFGTVCGIKGFNYDNFGWRKETPINEIRALQHLPEMLLKRRCKFFLARKEILAGSLALTQSGELPKTLTSKVSPNTQQEPFYMLISKRSANKDLIAREFNRQVQAMRDSHQLEALYQFHIQKLTHGDDKGSDSL, from the coding sequence ATGATGCGTTTATTATATCCGCTAATCGCCTTATTATGCGTGATTCTGCTCTCGCCTGCTGCCCATGGTGCCGACGAGCTTTCCCCATTAAGGTTACGCTTTTGTGTCGAAGAGACTGAATATCCACCGTTTAATTATTTTATTCGGCAAGATGGCATTAAGACTTCCACGCTTAGCGGCTACGATATCGACCTGCTAGAACGCACCTTTAAACCCATTGGAATTGATTATGAAGTGCAGGCTTTGCCTTGGTTACGCTGTTTGAAGGACGTTCAAAATGGCAGCATAGATGCCGCAATGAGCGCATCGCTCAACCGACAAAGGGCGACTGATTATATCCCATCTATTGCTTATTATTACCTCACCCCCAGTTATTTTTATTTGAAAGCAGAACTAGACCCGCAATTTCATATAAATGATATCAATCAGTTGGCTGATTTTGGCACGGTTTGCGGCATCAAGGGCTTCAATTACGATAACTTTGGCTGGCGCAAAGAAACGCCCATCAATGAAATTCGCGCTCTACAGCATTTGCCGGAAATGCTGCTTAAACGCAGATGCAAATTCTTTCTAGCACGTAAGGAAATTTTAGCTGGCAGCCTCGCTTTAACGCAGTCGGGCGAACTGCCTAAGACGCTCACCTCTAAGGTGTCACCCAATACGCAGCAGGAGCCTTTTTATATGCTGATCTCAAAACGTTCAGCCAATAAAGACTTGATTGCGCGCGAATTTAATCGGCAGGTGCAAGCGATGCGAGACAGCCATCAACTCGAAGCCCTGTACCAATTCCATATTCAAAAGCTTACTCACGGGGACGATAAGGGCAGTGATTCGCTTTAG